The Persephonella hydrogeniphila region CTTTTCCTCCAATTACGGGAGCCACCTGCCTAATAACCTCTCCTGCTTTTATTTTATCTGTGAGTTCTTTAGAAACCGCCACTATAAGATTTATCTTTCCCTTTTCTTTATCTACAGAGGCAAGGAGAACTACAGATTTTCCTAGTTTAGCCCGTGCAACATCTGCAAGGTCTCTCAGTTCATTTGGAGAGAGATTTTCTATTTTCCCGTAAGCAACCTTGTAGTCTTCCCTATCTTCAACAGAAAGTATCTCTGTAATTCTCTCTACTACAGATTTTTTCTTTATGCTCTCAAGTTCCCTCTCAAGTTCTTTTACTTTTAGTTTCAGGCTTTCTATTTTATCTATAATCTGGTCTTCTTTTGATGTAAGAGTGTGCATGATTTCTTTTATAAGGAAATGTTCTTTCAAACCCTTTTTAACAGCCTTTCTACCTGCCACAGCTTCTATTCTTCTCGTTCCCGAACCTACTGCACTTTCTGAGATTATTTTGAAGTATCCTATATCTCCTGTTCTTGATACATGAGTTCCGCCACACAGCTCTGTTGATATACCTGCAGATATGACCCTAACGGTTTCTCCGTACTTTTCTTCGAATATAGCAATGGCTCCAGATTTTAAAGCTTCATCTATATTCATTTCCCGGCAAACAACCGGGTGGTTTGCCATTATCTCTTGATTAACAAGCTCTTCTATTCTTTTGATGTCTTCATCTGTTAACGCTTCAAAATGTGTAAAATCAAATCTCAGATAATCAGGGTGGACAAGAGATCCTGCCTGTTTTACATGTTCTCCAAGAATAGACCTTAAAGCTGCATGGAGAAGGTGTGTTGCTGTATGATGTCTCATTGTGTCTAATCTTCTTTCTTTATCAACTTTTCCTAATACTGTTTCTCCTTCTTTCAAAACACCAAACAAAACCTTTCCTTTGTGAATTATTATCCCTTCAACAGGGGTTTTTGTGTCTGTTACCTCAAACAGAAAACCGTCACCTTCTATTACACCTGTGTCTCCGACCTGTCCCCCTTTTTCGGGATAAAAGGGAGTTATATCAAGTATTACTTCTCCTGTCTCTCCTTCCCTCAACTCACCAACGATTTTTTCATCTTTTATTACTGCAAGAATTTTCGCATCTTCAACTTCTAACTTTTCATAACCTACAAACTGATTTTCAGGAAGGAAATTTTTTAGCTTTATATATATCTCTTTTACCTCTTTAGCCTGCGATTTCCATGAGGCTCTTGCTCTTTTTCTTTGCTCTTCCAGAAGTTCGTAGTAATCTGCTATATCCACTCCAAAATTATTATCCTTGGCTATATCTTCTATAAGATCAACAGGAAATCCGTAAGTATCATAAAGCATGAAAACTTCTTTGCCGGTGATATGGTGCCTTCCCTCTTTTTTAGCTTTTTCTATGATTTCGTACAGTATGTCCATACCTCTTTTCAGTGTTTTTATAAATTTCTCTTCTTCTGCCTTTACAAGTCCTTTTATAAATCCTCTGTTTCCTATTAGCTCAGGATAGGGCTCCTTAAAGATATCTATAACTACATCAACACCTTCAAAAAGGAACGGTTTTTCTATTCCTATCTCTTTTCCATATCTAAGGGCTCTCCTGAGTATTCTCCTCAGGACATATCCTCTGCCCTCATTTGCAGGAAAAACACCATCTGAAATAAGAAATGTTATAGCTCTGAGGTGGTCTGCTATTACTCTCATTGAGACCGTTTCAATAGACTGTGGATCCTCAGGATTATACTCTTTACCACTGATATCTTCAGCAAATCTTATTATAGGCATAAATAGGTCTGTTTCGTAATTTGAGGATACCCTCTGTAAAACAGATGCTATTCTTTCAAGACCCATACCGGTATCTATATTAGGATGGGGAAGGGGGGTTAATTTTCCTTTCTCATCTCTGTTGTACTGCATAAAAACGAGATTCCACACCTCAAGATATCTGTTATCGTCAGGAGCTCCCAGTTGTGGATTACCGAATTTTTCTCCTCTATCGTAGTATATCTCTGAACAAGGTCCACAGGGTCCTGTCTCCCCCATAGACCAGAAATTGTCTTCTACACCTAATCTGTGTATTTTTTCTTCAGGAAGACCTATAACCTTGTTCCATATTTCATAGGCTTCATCATCCTCTTCAAAAACAGAAACCAGCAATCTCTCCTCTGGAATCTCTAAAACTTTTGTTAAGTATTCCCACGCAAACTCAATAGCTTCCCTTTTAAAATAATCTCCAAAAGAAAAATTTCCCAACATCTCAAAAAATGTGTGGTGTCTTGGGGTATATCCTACATTATCAAGGTCGTTGTGTTTACCTGAAACTCTGAAGACCTTTTGACAGGAAGTTGCCCTTTTGTAAGGTCTTTTTTCAAGACCCAAAAAAACATTTTTAAAGGGAACCATACCTGCATTCACAAAAAGGAGAGTGGGATCTGTTTCAGGTATTATTGATGCAGACTTTACCCTTGTATGTCCCTTTTCTTCAAAGTATTTAAGAAAACTTTCTCTTATTTCGTTAGCTGTCAAGGACTTCAAAAATATCCTCCAGATAAAATTTTTATGTTAATTATAAATCAAAAGAAGATATTTATAAAAATACCGTTGAATGTGAAGCTATAAAGATTTATATTATTCCTGCCATGAAAATAGAAACAGTCATAGAAGATCAGCTTAATAAACTGCTTGAGATAGAAACAGAAGATAGATTTACTGTAGAGTCTGTCTATTATCGGGGAGATACTCTGTGTATATCTACACAGGTGGGTTGTCCTATCAGATGTAGTTTCTGTGCTTCTGGGAAAGAAGGGTTATTAAGAAATCTTACTGCGAAAGAGATCGTCTATCAGTATGAACTGGCAGTATCAGATGGTATGAATATAAAGAATATTGCCTTTGCAGGGATTGGAGAACCTCTTCTAAACTGGGAAAATGTAAAAAAAGCCTTCTACTATTTTAAAGAAAAAGGTTTAAGATCATCTTTTTACACAACAGGGTTTCCTGTAAAAAATTTTATAGAACTTTTAGAACTACCCCACAGTGGAGTGACTTTGTCTCTTCACGGAGTTAATGACAGGAAAAGAAGAGAGCTGATACCTAAAGGCGAAAAGATAGAGAATATTATCTCTGTCTTTAAAGAACATCTTTCAGGTCTATCCAAGAGGAAAAGGAAGCTATACAGCATAGCTTATCTTCTTATAAGTGGAGTTAACGATTCTAAAGAAGAACTGAAAGAGCTTGTCAGGATATCAAAGGAGTTAGGAATAGGAGTATCTCTCCTTAAATATAATGAGATAGAAGGTATCCCCTATAGGACAACATCAGATGAAGAGTATGAGAAGGTATTTCTTTTTCTTAGAGAAAATGGTATAAAAGTAACTCTTTCCAACAGATACAGAACAAGGAAGATAGGTGGCTGTGGAACCCTAATGGTAAACAGGCTGAAATCTTGACAAAGTAAAAAAAAGTTTATATTATATTTGTCCTAATTGGGCGGTTAGCTCAGTTGGCCAGAGCACCTCCCTTACAAGGAGGGGGTCATAGGTTCGAATCCTATACCGCCCATTTAAAGCGGAGCCGTAGTTCAGCTTGGCCCAGAACGCCGGCCTGTCACGCCGGAGGTCGCGGGTTCGAATCCCGTCGGCTCCGCCATTAAAATATAATCGAGTTTTCAAATGCATAGAAAAAGAAAAAAGAAAGAGTACATAGTTCACAACGTTGATCTCGCATTTGATATTCTTTTTTTTCTGGCACAAAATCCAAACTCAACATTTGAAAAAATTCTTGAACATATAGATTCTTCTTCTTATCAGATAGAAAAAATACTTGATGTTTTAACAGCAAGAGGATATATAAATTACAACCACAAGAAAAAAACTTACTCCCTCGGTATAAAAAATTTTGAAGTGGGCTACTCTTATCTATCCCATGTAGATATAAGAAATATAGCAAAACCTTATCTACAGTACCTTGGAGATAAGTTTCAGGAAAATGTATATCTTGCGATAAGAAGTGGGTTTGAAGTTGTATATATAGATTCCTATGAAGTTAACCGTCCTGTCGTTGTAAAATCAAGGGTTGGGAGGCTTCTTCCCCTTTATGCTTCAGCATCAGGAAAGGTTCATCTTGCAGATATGGATGAGGATGAGCTTGAAGAGTTTTTTAGAGAAGAAAAGCTTATTCCGTACACTAAAAAAACAATAACAGACAAAGAAAAATTATTGAAGCATATACAGATGGTAAGAGAGCAAGGATATGCTATTGATGATGAAGAATGGGAAGAAGAAGTAAGATGTCTTTCTGTTCCTGTAAGAGACCATACTGGTAGAGTTGCAGCGGCTGTTACTTTATCTGCACCATCCTGGAGACTTCCTTCTGAAGTCCTAACAGGAGAGATAAAAGATGAGTTTATAAAGAAAGCAAAAGAACTATCTGAAAGGCTCGGTTATACAGAAGAATGAAAGATAGGCTTGTAGATTACCTGAAAACTCTTGTTGAGA contains the following coding sequences:
- the alaS gene encoding alanine--tRNA ligase; amino-acid sequence: MKSLTANEIRESFLKYFEEKGHTRVKSASIIPETDPTLLFVNAGMVPFKNVFLGLEKRPYKRATSCQKVFRVSGKHNDLDNVGYTPRHHTFFEMLGNFSFGDYFKREAIEFAWEYLTKVLEIPEERLLVSVFEEDDEAYEIWNKVIGLPEEKIHRLGVEDNFWSMGETGPCGPCSEIYYDRGEKFGNPQLGAPDDNRYLEVWNLVFMQYNRDEKGKLTPLPHPNIDTGMGLERIASVLQRVSSNYETDLFMPIIRFAEDISGKEYNPEDPQSIETVSMRVIADHLRAITFLISDGVFPANEGRGYVLRRILRRALRYGKEIGIEKPFLFEGVDVVIDIFKEPYPELIGNRGFIKGLVKAEEEKFIKTLKRGMDILYEIIEKAKKEGRHHITGKEVFMLYDTYGFPVDLIEDIAKDNNFGVDIADYYELLEEQRKRARASWKSQAKEVKEIYIKLKNFLPENQFVGYEKLEVEDAKILAVIKDEKIVGELREGETGEVILDITPFYPEKGGQVGDTGVIEGDGFLFEVTDTKTPVEGIIIHKGKVLFGVLKEGETVLGKVDKERRLDTMRHHTATHLLHAALRSILGEHVKQAGSLVHPDYLRFDFTHFEALTDEDIKRIEELVNQEIMANHPVVCREMNIDEALKSGAIAIFEEKYGETVRVISAGISTELCGGTHVSRTGDIGYFKIISESAVGSGTRRIEAVAGRKAVKKGLKEHFLIKEIMHTLTSKEDQIIDKIESLKLKVKELERELESIKKKSVVERITEILSVEDREDYKVAYGKIENLSPNELRDLADVARAKLGKSVVLLASVDKEKGKINLIVAVSKELTDKIKAGEVIRQVAPVIGGKGGGRPDMAQGGGTDIQKLEDAFRKFLELV
- a CDS encoding radical SAM protein — encoded protein: MKIETVIEDQLNKLLEIETEDRFTVESVYYRGDTLCISTQVGCPIRCSFCASGKEGLLRNLTAKEIVYQYELAVSDGMNIKNIAFAGIGEPLLNWENVKKAFYYFKEKGLRSSFYTTGFPVKNFIELLELPHSGVTLSLHGVNDRKRRELIPKGEKIENIISVFKEHLSGLSKRKRKLYSIAYLLISGVNDSKEELKELVRISKELGIGVSLLKYNEIEGIPYRTTSDEEYEKVFLFLRENGIKVTLSNRYRTRKIGGCGTLMVNRLKS
- a CDS encoding IclR family transcriptional regulator, with product MHRKRKKKEYIVHNVDLAFDILFFLAQNPNSTFEKILEHIDSSSYQIEKILDVLTARGYINYNHKKKTYSLGIKNFEVGYSYLSHVDIRNIAKPYLQYLGDKFQENVYLAIRSGFEVVYIDSYEVNRPVVVKSRVGRLLPLYASASGKVHLADMDEDELEEFFREEKLIPYTKKTITDKEKLLKHIQMVREQGYAIDDEEWEEEVRCLSVPVRDHTGRVAAAVTLSAPSWRLPSEVLTGEIKDEFIKKAKELSERLGYTEE